The following DNA comes from Microcella sp..
ACGAAACCCTCGCTCGTAAGCGCCACTTTGCCCCAGATCTGGGGGTGGGTGCGCGCGGTGGGCGCGCCTAGGGGCGACGCTGCAGCAGGTCTTCGGCCGCGACCCACGCGAGCATCGCGCACTTGACGCGCGCAACGAACTTCGAGACTCCGCTGAGGGCGGCAGCGTCGCCGAAGCGCTCTTCGTCGAGCGGAATCGCCCCGCGCGAGCGCAGTGCCTCGCGAAACTCGTCGATGAGCGCCGTCAGTTCCGCCGTGGTCCACGAGGCGCCCTCATCGACCGACTCCTGAGCGAGGGTGGCCAGCAGCGAGGCGCTCGCCTGCGAGATCGAGCATCCCGCGCCCTCCCAGGCGACCGACTCGATGCGCTCACCGGCGGCATCCCACCGCAAGGCGAGCGTGATCTCGTCGCCGCACACCGGGTTGCGTTGGTGGCTTGTCTCCTCGCCCACCTCGAGCCCGACGCCGTGCGGGTGCTTCGAGTGGTCGAGGATGATCTGCTGATAGAGCTGCTCGAGTCCGCTCACGGCTGCTCCCCCTCACTGAGACCGAAGAACGGGCGGATGCTCGCGACAGCCTCGATCGCCCGATCGAGCTCAGCCGCGGTCGTGTGCACCCCGGCGCTGAGGCGCAGGCTCGCCGTGACGCCGAAGCGCCGGTGCAGCGGCTGCGCGCAGTGGTGGCCGACGCGCGCCGCAATGCCGACCTCGTCGAGCACCTGCCCGGCGTCGTGCGCGTGCACGCCGTCGACGACGATGCTCGCGAGCGCGACGCGCTCAGCGCTCGCGCCGAGCACGCGGATGCCGGGCACGGTCGCGAGGCCAGCGAGCAGTCGCTGACCGAGCACGTGCTCGGTCGCGGCGATGCGCTCCATGCCGATCTCTTGCACGAAGCGGATGGCCGCCGCGAGCCCGACCGCCTGCGCGATGCGCGGTGTGCCGGGTTCGAAGCGCTGCGGCGAGGGCAGATACTCGGCCTTTTCCATCGTGACCGTCGTGATCATCGAGCCGCCGTAGAGGAAGGGAGGCAGTGCATCCAGAAGGTCAGCGCGTCCGTACAGCACGCCGATGCCCGTAGGGCCGTAGAGCTTGTGGCCGCTGAAAACGGCGATGTCGACGTCGAGCTCACGCGGCCGCAGGGGCAAGTGCGGTGCCGACTGGCAGGCGTCGAGCACGGTGAGCGCCCCGGCCGCACGGGCCAGGGGCACGAGCACGTCGAGCGGTGTCACCGCCCCCGTGACGTTCGACACGTGAGTGATCGCGAGCACGCGCGTGCGCTCGCCGATGATGTGCGCGGCCGCTTCGAGGTCGAGCGCGCCGACGTCGAGGCCCTCGCTGACACGAACGGGAATGAATCGCAGAGTCGCCCCGGTGCGCGCCGCGAGCTCTTGCCACGGAATCAAGTTGGCGTGGTGCTCGAGCTCGGTGACGACGATCTCGTCGCCCGGGCCGAGCGCGAACTCGGGGGCCGCGCTCCCTGCTCCGCGGCCGATGCTGGCATTGCCCAGGGCGTAGGCGACGAGGTTGAGCGCCTCGGTCGCGTGGCTCGTGAACACGACCTCGTTCTCGTCGACGCCGAGGAAGCCTGCGACGGTCTGGCGGGCATCCTCGTAGAGCTCCGTCGCCTCGCCCGCGAGCGTGTGGGCTCCGCGATGCACGGCCGCGTTCGACTCGCGATAGAAGGCACTTTCGGCCGCGATCACGACGTCGGGCTTCTGCGCGGTCGCGGCCGAGTCGAGGTAGTTCAGCGGGTGCCCATTGACCTCGCGCGCCAAGATCGGGAAACGCGCGCGGAGACGCGCGATCTCGGCATCGGTCATGGGCGCGGCGGTCACCCCTCCAGGGTAGGCCGTGCCACGGCGACGCGTCTGCCTGGCACGATGCGCCCCGCGCGGTCAAGGGGTCGACAACCAGCGCGTTGCTCGCGTTGCATCAATGCATGAACGAGAACACCAACCCCAGCAATCGCGATGGCGAGCTGTCGGCGGCCGACGAGTCGGTCGCGCCCGACCCCGACACAGGCACGAGCCACACGGTCCTCGGCGGCATCCTGCTGGCGGTCGGCCTCGCGGGAATCGTCTTCTTCTTCGGTCGACCCAGCCCGAGCGACGAGGCCGGGGGGTTTGCGATCTGGAACACCGTGATCGTCGTCAGCTCTGCCCTCTGCGCCGGCGTGGGCGCTTACCTGCTCATGAGAGGGATCTCGCACCGACGTCGACGGTCGTCACGTCGCGGATGACCATGCCGCTGCGCGGCTGCGCCGGCAAACGACTCATGCGCACCCCGAGATGTTGCTCGGGCACCGTGTAGTCGGTGTCGCGCTCAAGCAATTGAATCGCCTCGTCGAGCAGGGCGACCGTCGCGTCTTCTCCGGGGCACCGATGCCCTTCCGCAACGTCTCCAGCACCCTGGGGGACGAGCGCGTTCGGGTCGGGTTCGTCACCCATGAAGCGGCCCGGGTCGAAAGAATCGGGTCGCGCCCACACTGACGGGTCGCGGTTCGTGGCGAAGATGTCGAGCAGCACCCACGCCCCCTCCTCGAACGTGTGGCTCTGCCACTCCAGGGTGCGTGACGCGCGACCGGCGACCGCGGGAAAGAACGGAGCGAACCGCCGGACTTCTTGAGCGACGGCGCGACTGACCTCGTCGCTCGCCACCACGCGCGGTCGCCACTGCGGTGCATGAGCGAGTGCCCACGCGGCCCACACGACGAATCGCGCTACGGCGACCGTCGGACGAAGCACGTTGATGAGCTCGACGGCAGCGACGTCGAGGTCGAGTCGCTGACCGTCGGCGTCGACGAAGTCGGCAATGCGCTCGAGCATCGACTCCGGCGGCGGCGTGACGACCCCTCGCCGTACGTCCGCTATCAGCGCGGCCGCCCATTCCTCAGTCACACGTCGTCGCGCCAGTGAAGCCCACATGGCCGGCCCCGCTGCGCCCGCGTAGTGAATCATGCTGTTCAACTCGGCCGCGAGGGGCTCAAGGCGCTCGGGAGACACCTCGACACCGGCCCATCGGCAGGCAACCCGCGTGAACACCACGGGCAGTTCGTCCATCAGCATGACTTCTGCCTGATCTGACCACTGCACCGCAGCGCGACGCCACTCCTCGCGCAAGATCGCTCGCGCGGTCTCGACCGTTGCGGGGTCTGTCAACGGCAAGAACAGGCTCTTGCGGTGGCGGTGCTCGTGCTCGTCGAGAGACTGCACACTGCCCTCGTCTTGCAGCAGGCGCTTCGTCGTCGGCGGCATCGCCCCGGCTCGTGTGAAGTTGTCGTCGCTGTAGAAGAACCGTGCAGCGCTCGGCCCCCTCAAAACAGTCGCAGGTCTGAGCGCAACGCGAGTGCGAAACGCGTCAACCCCTAGGCGATCGAAACGTCTCTGGCCGAAACGGTAGCCCTCGGCCAAGAACGAAATCGTGCTGTCTCCGAAAGTCTGCGACATGGTCATGCAGGGCACGATAACGTCGCCGTCGCCAGCCTTGCAGGGGGTTGACGAAAGCGCCCTCGCGACCTATTCGGAGGGGCGAGACGGCGCGAGCATCCAGTCGACGGCAGCCTCGGCGTGCAGCCGCGTTGTCGGGAACAGCGGCACCGCGACGTGCTGCTGCTCGACCAGCAGCTCGATCTCGGTGCAGCCGAGCACGATGCCCTGCGAGCCGCGGGCGACAAGCCGCTCGATAATCGCGAGGTACTGCGCCCGCGAGACATCAGAGACCTCACCCAGCACGAGCTCGTCGTAGATCACGCGGTGCACGACGGCCTGATCGTCGTCGTCGGGCACCAGCACCTCGAGGCCGTGCGACGCTATGCGCTCTCGCATGAAGGGCTGCTGCATGGTGAAGCGGGTTCCGAGCATCCCGACCCGATCGAGACCCTCATCGCGCACCGCACGCGCCGTCACATCGCCCAGATGAATCAGCGGGATGCTCACCGCGGCCTCCATCGCCGGCACGACCAGGTGCATGGTGTTGGTGCAGAGCACGATCGCTTCAGCGCCCGCCGCCTCAAGAGCCTGCGCCTCGCGGGCGAGAAGCTCACCGGCGCGCTCCCACTCCCCCGCCGACTGCAGCCGCTCGATGTCGGCGAAGTCGACCGAGACCATCACGAGGTCGGCCGAGTGCACGCCGCCGAGCCGCTCGGCGACGAGCTCGTTGAGCAGCGAATAGTAGAGCGCCGAGCTCTGCCAGCTCATGCCGCCGAGCAGGCCGATGCGGCGCTGACGCAGCTCAGCCACCGAGCTCAACCTCGTAGACGGGAATGAGCACGACAGTGACCAGATCGGCGTCGACTCCGCGCGCGACGAGCAGCGCCTCGAGGTCGTTGGTGTCGGGCAACGGCAACGGGCCCTCTGCTGTCACGGTGACTTCGGTGCCCGTGAAATCGATGCCTTCCAGCCTCCACTCGGTGTTGGCGAGCCACGCGTCGACTTCTTGGTGCACAGCGGCCTCGATGATCGCCTTCGAGCCGATCTGCACGCTCGTGAGCGTCAGGGGCAGACCGATGATGACCAGCATGACGGCGAGCAGGGCAACGGGTTTGCGTAGGCTCGCGCGGTGCGTGCCCTCGGTCGCGCCGATGGCGGCGAGCTTGTTGACGCCGTAAATCGACATCACGACGATGCCCGTGGCGATGATCGCGACGACGTTCGTGACGAACAGCAGCAGAGCACCGAGTGCTTCGCCGACGGCACCCGATTCGAGCGTGAGGCCCACCACCGTGAGCGGCGGCACGAGCGAGATGGCGATGGCCACGCCGGGCAGAGTGTCAGAGATGTCGCGCCGCACGAGTGCGACCGAGCCGACGACCCCTGTGCCGAGGGCGGCGAGCAGGTCGATGAGCCGAGGACTCACGCGACCGGCAACCTGCGAGTTCGTCGCCGCCACGACGTCGCCGGCGACGAGTAGCCCGATGACGAAGCCGATCGCGATCGCCACAGCGGCCCCGGCCACGACCAGCAGCAGTGAGCGCACGAGGTTGCGACGGTCGCCGAGCACCGTCGCGAGCATGGTGCCCTGAATGGGCCCGAGCAAGGGCGCGACGATCATCGCGCCAATCACAGCGGCCGTCGAGTCGGCCACGACTCCTGCCGACGCGATGATCGCCGAGAGCACGAGCAGCATCCAGAACCGGCTGTACCGGGCGGGTGCCTCGGCGCCGTCGAAGAACACCGACTCGCGCATCTGTGTCGGCGTGGCGAAGCGTGACTCCATGCGCTGAATCTAGCCCTCGGCGGGCCGTCGCGCGCCCTCTAGAGTGAAGGCATGATTCGCCACATCGTGCTCTTCAGACTCGCCGCCGATGACGAGGCGCAGCGCCGCGACGACGCTCACGGCATCGCCGAGCGGCTCGAAGCCCTTGAGACGCAGATTGCGGGCATCCAGAGCATTCGGGTCGACCGCGATCTCGGTCTCGTCGACGGCCACTGGGATGTCGCTCTCGTCTCAGAGCACGACGACAACGCGGCCCTCGAGGCCTACCAGGTGCACCCCGCGCACAAGGAAGCCGCGGCCTTCATCGCGAGCGTCATCAGCGACCGCGCCGTGGTCGACTACTCGCTCTAGAGGTCGTGCAGTGTCTGCCGACGAGCCAGCGACGGTGTCGACGCCCCGCATGCCCGCGTGGATGATCGCGCGGCCGGGCGAGCAGCTCAGCATCGAACGGCTACGCGTGCGCCTCGCGGCCTACGTCTACGGCAACATCCTGGTGCTCACGGCCATTGTCATCGCCACCGGCAAGTCGATCGTCGGCGGCGAGGCTGCTCTGCTCGTCACGGTGACAGCACTCACGACCTACAGCGCGCACATTCTGGCCCACGACGTGGGCCAGCAGCTCGGGCGCAGGCGCGGAGAGCACCGGCCGCACATGGCCCACGAGATTCGCGATGCCCTGCCGATTCTCGTGTCGGGCGTCGTGCCCGCAGCGATCCTCTTCATTGCCACCTTTGACATCGTTCCGACGCAACTCGCGCAGTTGATCGCCGCGGTGTGGGTGGTTGGGCGACTGGCCCTCATTGGGTTCATCGTCGAGCGGATGAGCGGCCGTCAGCCGACCTGGCGCACGCTCTCAGGCGGCCTGGCGCTGGCTTTGCTGAGCGCCATCGTCGTGGTGCTCAAAGTGCTCTTCGCGCACTGAGCGCGGCCAGGCTCAACAGCAGTCGTCTGTGCCCGCGTCGCCCGGTTCACCGCGCGACTCTATCAGCTCGCCGATGGGCCTGGCGCAGGTGTCGCCATTCCAGGCCTCGACACCTTCGCGAATCGCGAACGCTCCGATGACGAGCGCGGCCACGGCATCGGCCCAGCCCCACCCGAACAGGGCGTTAGCGACGAGGCCGAGCAGCACCGCGCCTGACAGCAACGAGCAGATGAGGGTCTGCTTCGAGTCGGCGACGACAGTGGCCGAGCCGAGGGCGCGCCCCGTGCGGCGCTGGATGATCGACACGGCCGGCATGACGACAACGCTGATGCTCGCGAGCGCGATGCCGACCGCGCTGGGCTGGGGGTCTGCTGACCCTATGAGCGACAGGGTCGAGCTGATGATCGTGTAAGCAGCGAGGGCGAAGAAGGCGAACGCGATGACGCGCAGCGTCGGCTTCTCGTACCGTTCGGGGTCAAACCGCGAGAACTGCCAGGCGACCGCCGCGGCCGAGAGCACTTCGACGCCTGAGTCGAGCCCGAAGGCGATGAGCGCCGCCGAGTCGGCGGCAGCGCCGGCGACGAGCGCGATGATGCCCTCGATGAGGTTGTAGCCGATCGTAAACGCGACGAGCAGGCGAACGCGGCGACGAAGTAGCGCCGTGCGCTCGGGGTTGGCCGCCGAACCTTCGCGGGTACTGAGGGCGGTCATGCCGGCTCGCAGCAATCGTCGATCGCGGTCGGCACGCACTCGGCAGAGTCGTCGACGGCGAGCACCACACCTAGTAGGTCACGCAGGGCGTGCGCGAGTCGCGCGTCGGCGATCTCGTAGCGCATGCGACGGCCTTCGGGCTCGGCCACGACGATGCCGCAGTCGCGCAGGCAGGCCAGGTGGTTCGACGCGCTCTGCTTGCTGATGTCGAGGTGGTCGACAAGGTCAGCCGGGTAGGCGCTGCCGTCGAGCAGGCGCAACAGAATGCGCGACCGGGTCGGGTCGGCCAGGGCTCGACCGATGCGCAGGATCGCGTCAAGCTGCATCGTGTCGGTCATGGCTTCACAGTACACGCTGGCGTGTACTGTGTGGAGCCGCTCGTACTGTCGGCTCGGCAGAACGGTCAGACGGCGAGCGCGCTCAAGCCGCCATAGACCGCGTAGGCGGGCCAGACGATCGCCTGCAGCAGGCCCACAATGACTCCCCAGAAGCTGCCGTCGCTCTGGCCGATGAAGTAGATCGCCGCGCCGATGTAGGCGAGCAGGCCGAAGAACCCGAGCGGAGCCGCCTGCTGCACTGCCTTGCCTGCCATGAGAGCCTCCTGAGGTCGTCGTGCGTGGTCATCGCACAGCGTACGCCTGCCGCGGGTCGCGTGGAACGCAAGCCCGCGCGGGAGAAGCAAACGGTTGGGCCCCGTAGAATCAAGGTTTGCGCACGAGTCGACACAGCCGGAGGAAACGATGAGCGAACCGCTCGACGTCGCTCACGAAGCGTCGCGTCGCCGCACCATCGCCGTCATCTCGCACCCCGACGCCGGCAAGTCGACGCTGACCGAGGCCCTGCTGCTGCACGCCCAGGCGATCGGCACGGCCGGCGCTGTGCACGGCAAGCGCGGGCGCTCGACCACTGTCTCTGACTTCATGCAGATCGAGCAGCAGCGCGGCATCTCGATCAGTAGCGCATCCATCCAATTCGACTATCGCGACGTCGTCATCAACCTCGTCGACACCCCGGGCCACTCCGACTTCTCTGAAGACACCTACCGCGTGCTGTCGGCGGTGGATGCGGCGATCATGCTCATCGATGCCGCCAAGGGCCTCGAGGCCCAGACCATGAAGCTCTTCGAGGTGTGCCGACGCTGGAACGTGCCCATCATCACAATGGTCAACAAGTGGGATCGCCCGGGCAAGGAAGCGCTCGAGCTCGTCGACGAGATTCGCGAGCGCACCGGCCTGCTGCCGACGCCCATCACGTGGCCCGTGGGCGACGCCGGCTACTTCGAGGGGCTGCTCGACGTCGAGAGCGGCACGATGCAGCGGTTCGAGCGCTCGAGCGGCGGCGCGACGGTGTCGCACTGGACCGAGCTCGAGCCCGATCGCGCCGCAGACGAGCACGGCGCCGCCTGGCACACGGCGCGCGAAGAAGTCGAACTGCTCGCCCTCGACAACCACGTGCACGACACCGCGCGCTTTCTGGCTCGCGAGACCACACCCCTGGTTTTTGGCGCCGCCGTGCACAACATCGGTATTCACATGTTGCTCGACCTCGTCGCGGCCGAGGCTCCCGGTGCCGTGGCGCGCCGCGCGGTCGACGAGACGGCTCGTGCCGTCGACGACGATTTCTCGGGCTATGTCTTCAAGGTGCAGGCCGGCCTCGACTCGGCGCACCGCGACCGCATCGCGTTCTTGCGGGTGTGCTCGGGCCGCTTCGAACGCGGCATGACCGTGACCAACGCCCGCTCGGGCCGCACTGTCACGACGAAGTACGCTCAGCAGCTCTTCGGCAGCGAGCGCGCGACGGTCGAAGAAGCCTGGCCGGGCGACGTCGTCGGGCTCGTCAACGCGACCATGCTGCGCCCAGGCGACACGGTCTATCTGGGCAACGCCGTGCAGTTTCCTGAGCTGCCGCGCTTTGTACCCGAGCACTTCAGCGTCGTGCGAGCCGCCGACCTCTCGAAGTACAAGCAGTTTCGCAAGGGTGTCGAGTCGCTCGAGCAAGAGGGCGTGCTGCAGGTGCTGCGGTCAGAGCGACGCGGGGAACAGCATCCGGTACTCGGCGCTGTCGGCCCCCTGCAGTTCGAGGTCTTCGCCCAGCGCATGGAGCTCGAGTTCTCGTGCCGCGTCATTCTCGAACCCTTGAACTACGAAATGGTCTACCTCACCGACGAAGCGTCGGCACCAGCGCTCGACCGACAGCGCGAGTGCGAGATCGCGCGCCGTGGCGACGGTGTCGTACTCGCCCTCGTCTCGACCCCGTGGCGCGCCCGCTCGATCGCGACGACGAACCCCGAGCTCACGCTGCTCACCGTGACGGGCGAGCCGCTCGTCGGTCGAGCCGCCTAGAAGCCCAGTGCGACGGCGTCGCGACCAGGCGTCGGCACGCCGAACTGCTACTGCGCAGCGTGCCGCCCGCGGCGCGTGAGCCGACCATCATGAAGCTCCAGCATGCGGTCGGCGAGTGCGGCCACGGCAGGATCGTGAGTCGAGACCAGCGCCGCCACCCCCTCGGTGCGCACGACCGACACAATGAGCTTCATCATCGCTGCGCCCGTGCCGCTGTCGAGTTGTCCGGTGGGCTCGTCGGCGAGCAGGATCCGCGGCCTGTTCGCGAGTGCGCGCGCGATCCCCACCCGCTGCTGCTGACCTCCAGAAAGCTCATAGGGCCGCTGCTCGCTGTGTGCACCGAGCCCGACGCGATCGAGCAGGTCGACCACCCGAGAGTCCCGCTCGACAGCGGGGGTGCGCAGCACGCGCAGGGGAATCTCGACGTTCTCTGCCGCCGAGAGCACGGGGATGAGCCCGAAGCTCTGAAAGACGTAGCCGATGTGGCGGGCGCGCACGTCGGCGGCTTCTCGTTCACTGAGCGAGTCGAGCGCGGTGCCGTCGATGACCACTCTTCCGGCGGTCGGAGCATCGAGCCCACCGAGCAGCGTGAGCAGCGTCGTCTTTCCCGAACCGGAAGGGCCCCGCAGCACCACGAGCTCGCCTTCGTCAAGACTCAGGTCGACGCTGTCGAGGGCCGTCACGGCCCGGTCACCCGTGCCGAAGACACGGGTCAGGCCCTCGGTGCGCAGCACGGCCGTCATGATGCCTCCTCGTCAGTCGACGTCGGCGCCGGGGGGTCGACACCGCGCCGCACCTCGACGTGCTCGGGCTGCAGCGTCAGGCGAACGCGCTCCGTGAGTCCGAGGGCGTCGACGTAGTCTTGGGGCAGCTGCAGCCGGCCGACCTTGTCGAGCACTGCGAACTCCTCCGCATGCAGGGCACCCGTGTCGTCGGCTTCGCGCCGCAGTGTCTCGGTCGCGGTTCGCCCGTCACGAATCTGCACGGTGCGCCGCACGTGCTGCGACACGCTCGCGTCATGGGTGACGATGAGCGTCGTCACCCCCAGTTCGCTGTTCACGGCGCGCATCGCCTCGAGCACATCGGCCGTGCTGGCTTCGTCGAGCTCGCCCGTCGGCTCATCGGCAAGCAGCACCGCTGGCGCGTTGGCGAGCGCCACCGCCATCGCGACACGCTGCTGCTGCCCGCCCGACAACTCGACGGGCAGTCGGTCGGCGAGCGCGGCGACGCCGACGAGTTCGAGCAGCTGCGACGTGCGCGCAGCCCGCTCGCGGCGCGGCCGACCCCCGATCGACAGCACCAGCTCGACGTTGTCGGCTGCGCTCAGATAGGGCACCAGGTTGCGACTCGTCTGCTGCCAGATGAAGCCCACGGTGTGCCGGCGATACAGCACGCGCTCTCGCTCACTCATGGTGAGCAGATCATGGCCGGCCACTCTCGCCCCACCCGCGGTCGGAGCATCCAACCCCGACAGGATCGTCAGCAGAGTCGACTTGCCTGACCCGCTCGCGCCGACGACGGCAGTGAGCTCACCGGCCTCGACGCGCAGACTGAGGCCCTGCAGGGCCTGCACCTCAACGCCTTGCGCGATGAAGATGCGCACCAGATCAGTGCAGAGAATGTGCGGTTCGGTCATGGTGACTCCGTTCGCAGGGCCGTGATGAGGGGAGGCCGTCGGTCGAGCGCCGTCGCGAGGGCGATGACCGCGACGATTCCGAGAAGGAGAGCGCCGACGACGCCCACGACGAGAGCGATGTCGACGGATGCCTCGACTGGGTCGGCGGCGCCCGTCACGAATCGAAGATCGATGGCCGCCGTGGCGAGCGGCACGAGCGCGACGCCGACGAGGCCGCCGACGATCGTGCCGAGAATCGAGGGGGGCGCGAGCTCCCACGCGACGAGCGACGATGAGCGCGGCACGCCGAGCACGAGGGCCAGCGACTGCACGCGCTGGCGTCGAGGCCGTCCGACGGTCGAGGCGATCACGAGCGTGACGATCGCCAGGGCGGCCGCAAGCATCGCCGCGCCGAGCATGCTCAGGCGAAGGGCTGCCGTCAGCGGTACGGCGCGCTCGTCAGCCGCCTCTGCTTGCGCGATCGACACGCGTGCCTCACTGTCAGCGACTTCCGTGATCGCTCCTGCGAGCTGCGCAGGGCTCACCCCCGGCGAAGGCTCGACGAGCACGGCGTTGACGCCGGGGCTACTCGTGAACCGTGCTGCATCGGCTTCACCGACCAGCACCCACGAGCTCGGCGCACCGTATCCCGTTGCCCTGCGGCCGGTCGCGACGACGGTGACAGGCACGCCGTCAACGTAGATGGCAGCATCCGGTGACGGAAGCCCGTCGACGCCCGGCAACAGATCGGTGCTGAGCATCACGGGAACAGGTGCGCCCTCCGTGGTCGCGGACGCGGACGGCCAGTCGACCGGAGCATCGTCACGCAATCGAGCGGTGGTCTCATCGATCGTCACGATGGTCGCATTCTCGCGCACGCCCTCGATGCCGAGCACGACGGGCCCCACGATCTGGATGCCGCCGGTTGCCGATGACTCGGGCAGGGCGCGAAGCGCGGCGACGAAGTCTGGCCCCACCGCAGGCCCGGTGACGCGCACGGCAGCACCGAGTCGGTCGCGCGCAGCGGTGTCGAGCCCGGTGTCGAGCACGGCGAGCAGTGACAACGATGAAACGGCAACCGACGCCGCGATCACCGTCGCGACGACGACGGGCACGCCCGCGGCACGGTCCCGCGATGCGCGGCGAGCGCCGATGACGGAGATCGCGCTCCCCACCCGAGCCATGGCGCGCTGCCCTGCAGAAACGACGACGGGGTACATGCGCACGGTCAGCGAGCTCGTGGCCAGTGCCAACAGCAGTGGCATGGCGACGAGCAGCGGATCGACGCCGACTTCGGCGGCCGAAGTGACGATGCCGCGCTGCAGCACGAGCCAAACCGAGAGCGCAGCGAGAGCGACGAAGACGAGCTCGATGAGCGTGCGCAGTCGATCGGGTGCCGCGAGATCGGTACGGCGTTCGCGCAGATCGGCAGCGCGCGGCAACAGAGCCGCGAGCATCGCACCCGGCAGCAGTGCGATGAGCACGAGCACGGCGGGCACCGGCGGAGACAGCACGATCGCGAACGCCGCGGACGGGGTCTGCCCGGTGACGGCAAGCGCGAGGGCTACCCCCGTGCCGGCTCCGACGAGTGCGGCGGGCATGGTGACAGCGAGCGCGTCGCGCACGACCGCCAGCCGCAGTCGACCGCGCGAAGCGCCCCGGGCCAACTGCAGCGCCAGCACCGACCGCCGGCGGTCGATCGTCGACCGCGTGGCGAGCAGCAGCACGACGGCGAGCGCTCCGAGGGGGCCGGAGAGCAGGAGAGCCAGAACGGCAGTCGTGACGGAGGCACGATCGAGCACGGCATCCGCGGCGTCGGGAATCTCTGAGGTCAGCGAGGCGGAGGTCGTCTGCGTCGCGCCCTCGAAGGCGAGCGGAATCTCAAGACCGGTCGAGAGGAAGGAGCGCAACTGAGGCAGAAAACGGTCGATCGTGGTGGCGTCGAGCTGCGTGACATCGAGCGGGTACCACACTGAGATCGGCCCGAACGCCGTCGGCGCACCCACGCTCAGGGGATTCACGAAGGCTGCGGCGGTTTCGCGCGGCTGCTGGTTGCCGTCGTCGAAGCGTTCCGCCTGAGGGGCTCCAGGAATACCGCGCCAGTACGCCGCGTCGGCGTCGATGGGGTCGACGATTCCGACGAGCACGAGATCGATCTCTGAAACAGGGTCGATGCGGCGTTCCCCAATCGACCAGCGCAGCGCCTCCGCGCCATCGATCGTGAGCACCAATTCGACGGGAGTCGGAGGCTCAGGGTTCGGTGCGGGCGCGAACAACGACCCCGACGGCAGCGGAACAGCGCTCGGCACCCATGGCTCGGCGAGTCGCCCCTCGACCACGCGGACGCGCTCGTCAAGCAGAGGATCGACGATCGAGCGGATGACGAAGATCGGAGCATCGGCGTCGGCGCTCTCGGCGCGAACCGGCACGGCGTCGCCGATGATGACAACCTCTGCGTCGCCGAGCGCGGAGCGCAACGGCTCAGGCTGAGACTCGCGAACGTCACTGAGCGCATCGAAGAGGCTGCCGTATGCCGACTCTTTCGTCGCCGGCGCGGTGCTGAAGATCGGCAGGTCGACGACGGTGAGATCGTTGATCAGACCGCTCGGGTCGCGTCGTTCCTCGCTCAGTTCGGAGATGGCGGAACGCAGCTCGTGCGAGGTTGCGTCGGCGAGCGCGAGCGGCACCGCAACCGCAAGCGATGCAGCAAGGCCGACGAGCGCCGCGAGCAGCACGAGCGTTGTGCCGGCGGAACGCACCTGGCCGACGAGGATGCGACGAGTTGCGCTCATCGCATCACCTCCCGCGCCGAGAGCGCGCGAGCCTGATGCTCCGCATGGCTCGAGGCGCCTGATCCGAGGGCGACGATCACGAGCAGCAGCAGCAGGCCACCCGCAGCAGCGAGCGCCGGCGCGACGGTTGCGGTCAGCACGAGAGCGGCAGGCGCATCGACGAGCAGTGCGCGAGCGAGGTCGCCAACGAGCAGCGCCGACGTCGCGGATCCGATGATGAGCCCGGCGATCGTCGCTGCGACGAGCACCCCGACGAACTCCGCGCCTCGCGCACGGGCCTGAACCTGCGAGCCCACTCCGATCGCTCGCAAGACGACGACGTCGACCTCGCGCACCCCGCCAATGGCGCGGGAGACGATCGCAGCAGCGACGAC
Coding sequences within:
- the sufU gene encoding Fe-S cluster assembly sulfur transfer protein SufU — protein: MSGLEQLYQQIILDHSKHPHGVGLEVGEETSHQRNPVCGDEITLALRWDAAGERIESVAWEGAGCSISQASASLLATLAQESVDEGASWTTAELTALIDEFREALRSRGAIPLDEERFGDAAALSGVSKFVARVKCAMLAWVAAEDLLQRRP
- a CDS encoding SufS family cysteine desulfurase, which translates into the protein MTDAEIARLRARFPILAREVNGHPLNYLDSAATAQKPDVVIAAESAFYRESNAAVHRGAHTLAGEATELYEDARQTVAGFLGVDENEVVFTSHATEALNLVAYALGNASIGRGAGSAAPEFALGPGDEIVVTELEHHANLIPWQELAARTGATLRFIPVRVSEGLDVGALDLEAAAHIIGERTRVLAITHVSNVTGAVTPLDVLVPLARAAGALTVLDACQSAPHLPLRPRELDVDIAVFSGHKLYGPTGIGVLYGRADLLDALPPFLYGGSMITTVTMEKAEYLPSPQRFEPGTPRIAQAVGLAAAIRFVQEIGMERIAATEHVLGQRLLAGLATVPGIRVLGASAERVALASIVVDGVHAHDAGQVLDEVGIAARVGHHCAQPLHRRFGVTASLRLSAGVHTTAAELDRAIEAVASIRPFFGLSEGEQP
- a CDS encoding cytochrome P450, with the translated sequence MTMSQTFGDSTISFLAEGYRFGQRRFDRLGVDAFRTRVALRPATVLRGPSAARFFYSDDNFTRAGAMPPTTKRLLQDEGSVQSLDEHEHRHRKSLFLPLTDPATVETARAILREEWRRAAVQWSDQAEVMLMDELPVVFTRVACRWAGVEVSPERLEPLAAELNSMIHYAGAAGPAMWASLARRRVTEEWAAALIADVRRGVVTPPPESMLERIADFVDADGQRLDLDVAAVELINVLRPTVAVARFVVWAAWALAHAPQWRPRVVASDEVSRAVAQEVRRFAPFFPAVAGRASRTLEWQSHTFEEGAWVLLDIFATNRDPSVWARPDSFDPGRFMGDEPDPNALVPQGAGDVAEGHRCPGEDATVALLDEAIQLLERDTDYTVPEQHLGVRMSRLPAQPRSGMVIRDVTTVDVGARSLS
- a CDS encoding aspartate/glutamate racemase family protein yields the protein MAELRQRRIGLLGGMSWQSSALYYSLLNELVAERLGGVHSADLVMVSVDFADIERLQSAGEWERAGELLAREAQALEAAGAEAIVLCTNTMHLVVPAMEAAVSIPLIHLGDVTARAVRDEGLDRVGMLGTRFTMQQPFMRERIASHGLEVLVPDDDDQAVVHRVIYDELVLGEVSDVSRAQYLAIIERLVARGSQGIVLGCTEIELLVEQQHVAVPLFPTTRLHAEAAVDWMLAPSRPSE
- a CDS encoding DUF389 domain-containing protein, which translates into the protein MESRFATPTQMRESVFFDGAEAPARYSRFWMLLVLSAIIASAGVVADSTAAVIGAMIVAPLLGPIQGTMLATVLGDRRNLVRSLLLVVAGAAVAIAIGFVIGLLVAGDVVAATNSQVAGRVSPRLIDLLAALGTGVVGSVALVRRDISDTLPGVAIAISLVPPLTVVGLTLESGAVGEALGALLLFVTNVVAIIATGIVVMSIYGVNKLAAIGATEGTHRASLRKPVALLAVMLVIIGLPLTLTSVQIGSKAIIEAAVHQEVDAWLANTEWRLEGIDFTGTEVTVTAEGPLPLPDTNDLEALLVARGVDADLVTVVLIPVYEVELGG
- a CDS encoding Dabb family protein; the encoded protein is MIRHIVLFRLAADDEAQRRDDAHGIAERLEALETQIAGIQSIRVDRDLGLVDGHWDVALVSEHDDNAALEAYQVHPAHKEAAAFIASVISDRAVVDYSL